One genomic segment of Gossypium arboreum isolate Shixiya-1 chromosome 3, ASM2569848v2, whole genome shotgun sequence includes these proteins:
- the LOC108458367 gene encoding probable CoA ligase CCL5 yields the protein MAENMSLAIDPRSGFFRSNSTFYSKRKPIPLPKNDSLDVTTFISARAHHGKVAFIDAATGRHLTFSELWRAVDSVATCLSDMGIRKGHVVLLLSPNSIFFPIVCLSVMSLGAIITTTNPLNTANEIGKQVADSKPVLAFTIPQLLPKLAGSTIPIVLLEDHVSSQAGEAKIVTTLHQMMKREPSGSRVRDQVNQDDTATLLYSSGTTGASKGVVSSHRNLIAMVQTVINRFSIEVGEKFICTVPMFHIYGLVAFATGLLASGSTVIVLSKFEMHDMLSTIEKYRATYLPLVPPILVAMVNAADQIRKKYDLSSLHSALSGGAPLSKEVIEGFLEKYPNVKILQGYGLTESTGIGASTDSLEESRKYGTAGMLSPSMEAKVVDPDSGKALNVNQTGELWLRGPSVMKGYFSNPEATTSTLDSDGWLRTGDLCYIDEDGFIFIVDRLKELIKFKGYQVPPAELEALLLSHPDILDAAVIPFPDREVGQFPMAYVVRKPGSNLSETGVMDFVGRQVAPYKRIRKVAFVASIPKNPSGKILRKDLIKLATSKL from the exons ATGGCGGAAAACATGAGCTTGGCAATCGATCCAAGGAGTGGCTTTTTCCGGTCCAATTCTACCTTCTACAGCAAGCGCAAACCCATTCCACTCCCCAAGAACGACTCCCTCGATGTCACCACATTTATCTCGGCTCGGGCGCACCACGGTAAAGTTGCCTTTATCGACGCCGCTACCGGCCGCCATCTCACCTTCTCGGAGCTTTGGAGGGCTGTTGATTCCGTCGCCACGTGTCTTTCCGACATGGGAATCCGGAAAGGCCATGTGGTTCTACTCCTTTCACCCAACTCCATCTTCTTCCCCATTGTTTGCCTCTCTGTTATGTCCCTGGGCGCTATCATAACGACCACCAACCCTCTCAACACGGCTAATGAAATCGGGAAACAAGTCGCCGATTCTAAGCCAGTTCTCGCCTTCACTATTCCTCAACTCCTCCCTAAATTAGCAGGCTCCACCATCCCGATCGTGCTTCTAGAAGATCACGTGAGCAGTCAGGCTGGGGAAGCGAAGATTGTAACAACTTTACATCAGATGATGAAGAGGGAACCGAGTGGGAGTCGAGTGAGGGACCAAGTCAACCAGGATGACACGGCGACTCTGCTTTATTCCTCTGGTACGACAGGTGCTAGCAAGGGAGTGGTTTCATCTCATAGAAATCTTATAGCCATGGTACAAACGGTTATAAACAGGTTCAGCATAGAAGTAGGAGAAAAGTTCATCTGCACGGTTCCTATGTTTCACATCTACGGCTTAGTAGCCTTTGCCACTGGGCTGTTGGCCTCTGGATCAACGGTCATAGTTTTATCGAAGTTCGAGATGCACGACATGCTATCAACCATCGAGAAGTACCGGGCAACCTACCTACCTCTGGTGCCACCAATTTTGGTGGCGATGGTAAACGCCGCCGATCAGATACGGAAGAAGTACGATCTGAGTTCGTTGCATTCGGCGTTGTCAGGTGGGGCACCGCTTAGTAAAGAAGTGATTGAGGGTTTTCTGGAGAAGTATCCGAATGTAAAGATTCTTCAAGGGTACGGCTTGACTGAGTCAACTGGGATTGGTGCGTCGACGGACTCATTGGAAGAGAGCCGAAAGTATGGTACGGCGGGGATGTTGTCGCCTAGCATGGAGGCTAAGGTTGTGGACCCGGATAGTGGTAAGGCTTTGAACGTGAACCAGACGGGTGAGCTTTGGCTTAGGGGCCCCTCCGTTATGAAAG GTTATTTCAGTAATCCAGAAGCAACGACGTCGACACTTGACTCGGACGGATGGCTGAGGACTGGCGACTTATGCTATATTGATGAGGATGGCTTCATATTTATAGTTGACAGGTTGAAGGAGCTGATTAAGTTCAAGGGATATCAG gtTCCTCCTGCAGAGCTTGAGGCATTGCTCCTTTCCCATCCGGATATCTTAGATGCTGCGGTTATTCC GTTTCCTGATAGGGAGGTTGGTCAGTTTCCGATGGCATACGTGGTAAGAAAACCCGGAAGCAATTTATCGGAGACAGGAGTGATGGATTTCGTGGGTAGACAG GTTGCCCCATATAAAAGAATTCGGAAAGTGGCATTTGTAGCTTCAATACCCAAGAATCCATCTGGCAAGATTCTTAGGAAGGATCTTATAAAGCTCGCCACCTCCAAACTTTGA